The DNA segment AGGGAGGAAGTGGCTTCCCGATCGATCGTTTGATTCTTCGAATTTAGGAGGTCGCTGCTGAAACTTGAAGTAATCGGGGAATGGGCATGAAGGAAATGATATCACCAGTGGGCTAAGGATGCAGCTTGTCTCAACCCCTCTCCTCCGTCCGATGAAGACGACAACAAGGAAGAGGATAACCGTGAGCATCAAAAGGTACATCAACGGAAATGAgaatattaatcatatataaattttattttcttcagtattttttttcccctttaaaATTGGTAGATCAAGAGAATCAGAGATCTAGCCATCTCATGATTCTTAGCCTTTAAATCAtgcatttgatactttcaaaaGTGGTAGTAGTCGACAAAAAACAAGGAATACACATCTAAATTGCTCTgggctttgttaaaaaaaaattagaaagacaaaaaaaagaCTCACCACAACGAAGCTGCGAAGTCATGCCGATTGCATCAAGTTCATATAGAAGACGATTTCTGCCCTTTTCAGTTTTTGATTTTCAGGATCTTCTCTTAAGATTGAGGATGAATGTTAATTTACTATCATGTTGTCATCTCATATCTGAGAGATATTTTGTAAATCGATAGGTAGATTGTAAATTGATGGGTAGAAAGtagattttgtttttcaaaggTTGGGTCATACAGTTCGATCCAAGTTTATTTTGATCGAATCGGGTCATATCGGTTTGGCACCATAAATTAGTTTATCTGACTTGAAATCCAGCTGTGCAGGATCGGGTTACAGGCCTagtatatagatgatgagtaaaagaattcaattattttaagaaaaataaaactaatttttttaaaaaaaaataaaaaattaaaaaataaaaaattatgtgatatATAGTGTATGAAGCTTATGAATAGCAaagctcatatatatatgttataaaacaacttgtattgtatgaccacatttaacaATCGTAATTGACTAAGTAGTAGTCGTCATTTAAGACTTTTGTAATCCTCTATATATGGATATATTGATGTCATaatatacagatcaataagaagaattctctcattctctctttctttctcctggaggctttctttattttcaatgATTTACAACACATTATCAGCACGATGCGTGAAAAATTTGCCTTCGGCCGCATGCTTACCGGGATCCAGgactttgaaaaatatgaagaaattggTTTCATCCCTCCGGTAGTTACTCGGGCGAGGGGGCGCTAGATTTGGAAGTCCAACCAGAGCACCCAGAACAAAGCTCTTATCCTCCTCCTCAATACATGGCTTCCATCCCAACGCGATCTGCTTGACGATCTTATGAGGAAGCCGGTACTTCGTTAAGCTCAACCTCGCAGCCCATTTCAACATCGCCAGACCAACTGAGGAGCAGGGGCCTGTCCGTGCCTCCATGGAGGAAGAACCGATACATGTAGAAGATGGGTTCGGTGTTGAGATCCGAGTGTGGTGTTGTTCTTGATAGGCCTTCGAAGAACCATCTTCCACCACATGTATCTGGTCCGGACCCGGGTATGAAATCCGGATTCCGGATTATAACCCGATTAACCCGGGTTTATATATATCTAAAGAAAAAACCCttctcactcactctctctccccccctctCTTATCTCTACGCCGAAATCAGTCTGAGAACTCTCTCCGAAACCCTAGCCATCATCTTCAACCTCGTGCCTTGTCTTCATCCGCGTGCCTGGTCTTCATTGTCGTGCCGTCTTCTTCCTCACGTCGCGCGATCGTCTTCATCAGTTTGCTGTGTGCCGTTTGGTTagtttttctcctctctctggGTCTTGCTTAAATGCTTTTCTACTACGTTACCTTTGCTTTGTTCAGAATCTCTGGTTTGTTTGGGTTGTTTTTGCATTTGAAATGGATTAGatggatgattttttttaaacagaagtATTTTTCAAAGAGAGGTTGTAGGAGAAACAGAGGACTCTGTTTAGAGGCTTTACCGGAATATTTCTgggttttcctagaaaatggaaaaTGACTTGTGGGAGATGACTTCAGGATTAGGGTTAAGGAGGATATATTCAATCCAACCCACGTCACCGTTGGAACCGATTCTCTTGCTGCCATAGCCAAATGGGTCAGGATTTAATGTAGaatttaatgtattaatattgagatcttcactatttacagtAGTATTTAATATTGTAAAGTTCAATAGATCTCTacctaaattataaaaaatattttcagtttcaatttatgtctaaattaaaatttgaacaatatttctttatttttcgcCTCATTCTTCTAGACCcaataagaagaaaatttcaTCGAATCATTCAACACCCCTTTCATTTTTACTCTTTCCCATCTCTCTTACCTAACTTTGATctgattttatattattttaaatggttATCTGATCTGAGGATTGGATTTAATTTGCCATGGGAGATCACTGAAATGATTTGGTTACTGGGTTTGTCTTTGATCACGGGCCTTCGTTGGTGGGTCTCTTAATTGAATTAAATATGTGAACCCaacctttattttttgtttgtttgtcttAGTTGGTGATTTTGGTGATCAAGATGGGGTAATGCTGTGGTTAGTTTGATTCTGCCTTGATttgttatcaaaatatttttacctatTGCAACTTTTTCATGAACTCCACTGGGACTCCATGATTCACCACCTTGAAGATCCCAAATTCCAAGGCCTCAACTATAAGGGTCTTGGCATCAGGGTCTGAGAGGTCCACCACTGGAATTCCAGTGAACAAGCCGGGGGGCTTGCGTGTCTGTATCAAAGAGTAGTTGTCAAATGCTGCAGGCTGAGAAAGAACCACCATAGTAGTTGTTTCTACTGTTTTGGTTTTTCagagagaaggaggaggaggaagaggaggagaaggagaaggagactCGTTTGGTTGAGAGGGTGATGAGATTGATGGATCAGGTAAGGTTTGTGCTGCGACATTCTGTGCTAGATCTGGGTTTGCTTATGAGATCCTTGTGTCTGAATGGTTCTTTGTGAATGTCACTCTGAAAACGTGTATAATTCAACACTATTTACCCATCCTCCCCATTCACACTGAAACAGAACAACAGAACAAAGCTCAAATATTTTAGTCTAGAAGATTTGCACACAGAACATTCTGCAGCATAATTTGGCTCAGTTATCATTGTTTATAATGAGTGCTTTTAGTTGTCTGTTACCTGTTATGGCATTGTAAGGtcatttttaatgtatttaattCTATCAGGtaaccttcttttttctttcccgtggattttttccccttttggtTTGCAAGCCTGATTGTCTTTTGACCTTTTTTCTTCTAACCAATTTTTGAAATCAGGTGAGGAGCTTGTCTCTTAAGACCACCATGGGGAGACCAGTGCTGTTTAGAGGCCGTTTTACCTTTTGTTCATTAAATGCGTAGATGTCACACTTCCTTCGTTGGAGAAGTGAAGCCTATTTATCTTTTTCACTTGTGCTATTTGGTGTGGAAATTAAATTactgattttgtaatttatatattgtaatttggtattttgtaatgtaatgtataaataacaaataatataatatatagtagattgtattgtaatgcatgcatacttgcatagatgaatattgaaatattttttagttttacatgcatttttattgaattttgatataagagttgatattttttaacttctaaagtgcacaatcaaattttttcttttgttttttataaaaaaaattagagctatatgtgaaaatattggatgcatttaggcttttatatggccttaaaaaaaaaaaaaaaaaaaatcggattcaatccggaacccggaatccgggttttgaaaaatccggattcatccgggttccaacccgTTTCTGATCAGGTCCAGATTCCGGCCCcgatttgaaatccgggttccggtttgGGTCTACCCAGATTCccgggtcggaacccggatgaacaggcctAATGTTGAGTGACAATTAAGCAGCCTTGGCTCTGAATCTTCTTGCATGGATGAAACTTACTTCTAGACTTTGAGAAAGAGAACAACGAATGAAGGACAGAGATAGAGTTCGAGAAGAGGCAGATCGAGAGCAAATCACCAAATCTAAACACTAGACtccaatttcgaattttgaagaataacgtttaaaaaggaaaacgaTCATTATACTGTAGATTCAAATATTTGTTCTGTATTACGGATTTTAGTCGTCAATAATGGGGTATAAGTATTTGCAACAGATGCTGCTCATCGCAATTGACCTATCATCGCTGCAAAAAGAAACAATGACTGTTTATTTTACCGCATTACTTTTTTCCCGACTAACGTCTAATATGAAGACCAATTCATTTCAGTCGCAAAAGGCTACATACTGCGATCGACCAGTTATTTTCCCCGTTCGTTGCAATGTTAAcagctccttttttttttgaagttgttGTACTAAGTTTCCgtacctttttttaaaaaaattttaaagacatatatatatcattattctttataATGCACGTTAACCAAcagaaaaacattaaattaatGTGCAATTGCATGGAGGCCACTTACTCAAGAGTATACTCAATATTGATTTTTCCAGCATCAGGATTAGCTATTGCAGAGAAAGCTTCTTGAAAGAGATCGATGGTTGCCTGACATCCTGTTGGACAATAATCGACTATTTTAACCACAATGCTTGTACCCTTGCAATGATGTGATACACTTTGATTTGTTGCTTCCGTGCATCTGACTCTATAACTTCTCCCACAGGCTGTCCGATTCTCCCATATTGCATCGCTTGCAGCAGCTACCATGACACCATTGTTTTGATATCCGTAGCACGAAGAGGCTGCAATCAACGATAGTACATGTATTTTCAACATTATTGACATAAtagatgatgattgaaaagagaagtttaagaagaataagaattctgaaagatataaaaaatgtaGACATGaaagttcataaaaatatatatatctacacatataGATGCATCGATGTTAAGTAATAGATACATATAAATGGATATACTCACGAACATAAGGAGTGTAGAAAGTAGCCGTCCCCTCTGCAGCATTTGCCACTGACGTGAGAGCAAATATGGTCATGGACACCATGATCAAAGCACGAATACCCAACCCCATCTTTTTTCCCGGCCTGTCAAAAGCTACACGAAGAAGTAGAAATAATGCCTCCAATTTATAGAAATTGGCATATTTTTTCACATGTGGTGTCCCTTTCGTCCTTATCACCTCAAATTATATTCTTTCACTTGGGCCCACCTTAATTTCTTGTGGTCTCCAGTCAACCGGCAGCGTACCGCGTACGTGACTCCTAGCTTTACAACATCACATCATCATCGTCAGAGTAGTGtgatatacaaattttaaataaaaaaaaggtttgtgcaggtttttataaaaataaaaaattatttataaaattgaataatttttttgatttgtttttttataaaaaattacataaaatttatttatttaaaatgtatACAAATCTATATCGATTTCGAGAACAGGTTTGGGAAGGACAGATCAGAGTACTGGAGGTTgcgtttcttttttatttttatttttttttttcaatttttggacCACAATGTGAAGTGAGAACAAATTGCCGTGCTCGTGAGGGACTCCATAATGGTTCGCGGa comes from the Carya illinoinensis cultivar Pawnee chromosome 8, C.illinoinensisPawnee_v1, whole genome shotgun sequence genome and includes:
- the LOC122274333 gene encoding EG45-like domain containing protein — its product is MGLGIRALIMVSMTIFALTSVANAAEGTATFYTPYVPSSCYGYQNNGVMVAAASDAIWENRTACGRSYRVRCTEATNQSVSHHCKGTSIVVKIVDYCPTGCQATIDLFQEAFSAIANPDAGKINIEYTLE